In Burkholderia gladioli, a genomic segment contains:
- a CDS encoding pirin family protein: MPVSRSIQRVYPSLRATEGAGFQVHRPFPTRLLADFDPFLLLDEMGPVEYAPGTARGAPDHPHRGFETVTYILEGHFRHRDSAGHSGELRAGDVQWMTAGSGLIHSEMPDPEFAATGGRAHGFQLWVNLRRADKKLTPRYQEIASADIPRVLSEDGRGSIRVIAGEAFGARAAVETQTPLVYLHLSLQPEARLAVPVPREFRVFAYPIAGAGHYGASRQVSGPQQMIVFENDGDTVEIAAGDAPLEVLLLGGQPIGEPIVRYGPFVMNTEQDILDAVADYQAGRMGRICR; encoded by the coding sequence ATGCCCGTATCGCGCTCGATCCAGCGCGTCTATCCGTCATTACGGGCGACGGAAGGCGCCGGTTTCCAGGTTCATCGCCCGTTCCCCACACGGCTGCTGGCCGACTTCGACCCGTTCCTGCTGCTCGACGAAATGGGGCCGGTGGAGTACGCGCCCGGCACGGCCCGCGGCGCGCCCGATCATCCGCATCGCGGCTTCGAAACCGTGACCTACATCCTCGAGGGACATTTCCGTCATCGCGATTCGGCGGGCCATAGCGGCGAATTACGCGCCGGCGACGTGCAGTGGATGACGGCCGGCTCGGGGCTGATTCACAGCGAAATGCCCGATCCCGAATTCGCGGCAACCGGTGGTCGCGCGCACGGCTTCCAGCTGTGGGTGAACCTGCGCCGTGCCGACAAGAAACTCACGCCGCGCTACCAGGAGATCGCCTCGGCCGATATCCCGCGCGTGCTGTCCGAGGACGGCCGCGGCAGCATCAGGGTGATCGCCGGCGAGGCCTTCGGCGCCAGGGCCGCGGTCGAGACGCAGACGCCGCTCGTCTACCTGCATCTGTCCTTGCAGCCCGAGGCGCGGCTCGCCGTGCCGGTGCCGCGCGAATTCCGCGTGTTCGCCTACCCGATCGCCGGCGCCGGCCACTATGGCGCGAGCCGGCAGGTCAGCGGCCCGCAGCAGATGATCGTGTTCGAGAACGACGGCGACACGGTCGAGATCGCCGCCGGCGATGCGCCGCTCGAGGTGCTGCTGCTCGGCGGCCAGCCGATCGGCGAGCCGATCGTGCGCTACGGCCCCTTCGTGATGAACACCGAGCAGGACATCCTCGATGCGGTCGCCGATTACCAGGCCGGCCGGATGGGCCGGATCTGCCGCTGA